One window of Manihot esculenta cultivar AM560-2 chromosome 17, M.esculenta_v8, whole genome shotgun sequence genomic DNA carries:
- the LOC110604355 gene encoding wiskott-Aldrich syndrome protein family member 2 codes for MNNQEDMKPMDQEISLKRNNTKMSTSSPPDFEELHGFISKRRREIDLDLSLRPRRSSPSPPLSSSPSPQLIPPHQEIPQLMLQIPTPAETQSPNPTLLRSHALFAGATTPHMAPPCEPSSHAAADAAAISPSLQRQEASTVGPSRIPRARRNPSQAPRDGKSENIPPPFPWATNHRATVHTLDSLQARKIETITGAVQCKRCEKQYEESYDLKEKFDQVGKYILENKNSMHDRAPNHWMSSILPACKYCGQKESVKPLISEKKKSINWLFLFLGEMLGCCTLEQLKYFCKHTKNHRTGAKDRVLYLTYLELCKQLVPNGPFGR; via the coding sequence ATGAATAACCAAGAAGACATGAAGCCAATGGACCAAGAAATCTCTCTGAAAAGAAATAACACCAAAATGTCCACCAGCAGCCCGCCTGATTTTGAAGAGCTTCATGGTTTTATTTCTAAAAGGAGACGTGAAATTGATCTTGATCTTTCTTTAAGACCCAGAAGAAGCTCTCCTAGTCCGCCATTGTCTTCTTCTCCATCACCTCAACTGATACCTCCACATCAAGAAATCCCACAACTGATGCTTCAAATCCCAACCCCTGCAGAAACCCAGTCCCCTAATCCAACCCTTCTTCGCTCACATGCCCTTTTTGCAGGAGCAACTACTCCTCACATGGCGCCTCCTTGTGAGCCTTCATCTCACGCTGCTGCTGATGCTGCTGCTATTTCCCCTTCTTTGCAGCGGCAAGAGGCTTCCACTGTAGGCCCCTCTCGCATTCCTCGTGCTCGACGTAATCCTTCTCAGGCTCCACGCGATGGCAAGAGCGAAAATATCCCTCCACCTTTCCCTTGGGCTACGAATCATCGGGCTACCGTGCATACCCTGGATTCCTTGCAGGCAAGAAAGATTGAAACCATTACTGGTGCAGTCCAATGCAAGAGATGTGAGAAGCAGTACGAGGAAAGTTATGATCTGAAAGAGAAGTTTGATCAAGTGGGGAAATATATTCTTGAAAACAAGAACTCTATGCATGATAGGGCTCCGAATCATTGGATGAGTTCGATCTTGCCTGCTTGCAAATATTGCGGGCAAAAAGAGAGCGTAAAGCCACTCATTTCTGAGAAGAAGAAATCGATTAATTGGCTGTTTTTGTTTCTGGGTGAGATGCTGGGTTGTTGTACTCTTGAGCAGTTGAAGTATTTCTGCAAGCACACAAAGAATCATCGAACTGGGGCTAAGGATCGCGTACTTTATCTTACTTATCTTGAATTGTGCAAACAGCTTGTTCCTAATGGCCCTTTTGGTCGCTGA
- the LOC110604456 gene encoding mediator of RNA polymerase II transcription subunit 32, translating to MDNLVDSLNNAYQEFVAAAANVLEAKEIAVAQKTAATDAALENFKQRWELFRVACDQAEEFVESVKLRIGSECLVDEATGSVTGKSGQAGTTGLPPISAVRLEQMSKAVRWLVIELQHGSGAAGGVAGHANSSAPFDARFSEDAAQ from the coding sequence ATGGACAACCTTGTAGATTCGCTGAACAATGCATATCAGGAGTTTGTGGCTGCAGCAGCTAATGTGCTTGAGGCCAAAGAGATTGCTGTTGCCCAGAAAACAGCAGCCACTGATGCTGCATTGGAAAACTTTAAGCAGAGGTGGGAGTTGTTTAGGGTGGCCTGTGATCAAGCAGAGGAGTTTGTTGAGTCTGTGAAGCTGAGGATAGGATCAGAGTGTCTGGTGGATGAGGCCACTGGATCTGTGACAGGGAAGTCAGGACAGGCTGGAACAACGGGACTTCCACCCATTAGCGCTGTTCGGTTGGAGCAGATGAGTAAAGCTGTACGATGGCTTGTTATTGAACTGCAGCATGGTTCAGGAGCGGCTGGTGGTGTAGCAGGGCATGCCAACTCCTCGGCTCCTTTTGATGCTCGTTTTTCTGAAGATGCTGCTCAATAA